In Persicimonas caeni, a single window of DNA contains:
- a CDS encoding sulfatase-like hydrolase/transferase produces the protein MAQRAEDKTGRLARIGALLLIPLTILIGDFEFRWVQEHAREPIVFWPWFLGSVGLSVALWWGLVSLVKGSRLRWILLPLVVVPLGVLIVASWRFRTLRHYDPAATVVAFLLEEPLYAIELAMAGVSPGWLAALILLPIVWLAAALYSAIDDAEPEAPRRNRRLIAGAAVLSVPLVVWTTWPSVVENPWTPYPTDIRLLKVGEQGVSFYAQGVSSIMMRPAERTEVPPVASEPNDPNEPSERPSVLLILAESVRNDRTQLWGEPGRATTPAMAGFAQRRPDEVFAFQRHTANAAATLASGMGLLLGKHYAAPADVLRSAPVIWQYAQAAEMETFLVSAQPWGWANLTGFYIDHQPPDAFWDAEALGLEVVNDAGGDDLEAADKVVELIGDASAKAEPFFGIFQLNATHFPYHALDDVSWPIEGSVDRYDAAMARSDAAVGKVLDALEEKGRLDSTVVIFVSDHAIELNEAKYRAGHKALRRDEPAMFQGARVSSCEPVYARTPMLMYVPKEWQQRLGVDRGVLAANTGKLSSHVDILPTVLELWSMPPVVEPDGQSLLHPAPDDRLTYCFTASRVPEVRGVAIHAADRYVYLRKNLNRPHAFDVEGLESFESRRMGEPLEARDEALIERACRESSAAREVLGELDEKFGLAGVPCE, from the coding sequence ATGGCACAGCGCGCCGAAGACAAGACGGGACGACTCGCCCGCATCGGGGCGCTGCTGCTCATCCCTCTGACCATCCTCATTGGCGACTTCGAGTTTCGCTGGGTCCAGGAGCACGCCCGCGAGCCCATCGTCTTCTGGCCCTGGTTTCTGGGGTCGGTGGGCCTGTCGGTCGCGCTTTGGTGGGGCCTGGTGAGCCTGGTCAAAGGCTCGCGGCTTCGCTGGATTCTGCTGCCGCTGGTCGTCGTGCCGCTGGGCGTGCTCATCGTGGCGTCGTGGCGGTTTCGCACGCTTCGCCACTACGACCCGGCCGCCACCGTCGTCGCCTTCCTGCTCGAAGAGCCCCTCTACGCCATCGAACTCGCCATGGCCGGCGTCTCGCCCGGCTGGCTCGCCGCGCTCATCTTGCTGCCCATCGTCTGGCTGGCCGCCGCGCTCTACAGCGCGATCGACGACGCCGAGCCCGAAGCGCCTCGCCGCAACCGACGCCTCATTGCCGGGGCGGCGGTGCTGTCGGTGCCGCTCGTGGTGTGGACGACGTGGCCGTCGGTCGTCGAGAACCCGTGGACGCCGTACCCCACCGATATCCGGCTGCTCAAAGTCGGCGAGCAGGGCGTGAGCTTCTATGCGCAGGGGGTCAGTTCGATCATGATGCGGCCCGCCGAGCGCACCGAAGTCCCGCCCGTCGCCTCTGAGCCGAACGATCCGAACGAGCCGAGCGAGCGCCCGTCGGTGCTGTTGATCTTGGCCGAGAGCGTGCGCAATGACCGCACGCAATTGTGGGGCGAGCCGGGTCGTGCGACGACGCCCGCGATGGCCGGGTTCGCGCAGAGGCGGCCCGACGAGGTCTTCGCCTTCCAACGCCACACCGCCAACGCCGCCGCCACACTCGCCTCGGGCATGGGACTCCTGTTGGGCAAGCACTACGCCGCTCCGGCCGACGTGCTCCGGAGCGCGCCGGTCATCTGGCAATACGCCCAGGCCGCCGAGATGGAGACCTTTTTGGTCAGCGCGCAGCCGTGGGGCTGGGCGAACCTGACCGGCTTTTATATCGACCACCAGCCGCCCGACGCCTTCTGGGACGCCGAGGCGCTCGGCCTCGAAGTCGTCAACGACGCCGGCGGCGACGACCTCGAAGCCGCCGACAAGGTCGTCGAGCTCATCGGCGACGCCTCGGCCAAAGCCGAGCCCTTCTTCGGCATCTTCCAGCTCAACGCCACCCACTTCCCCTACCACGCGCTCGACGACGTCTCGTGGCCCATCGAGGGGTCGGTCGACCGCTACGACGCGGCGATGGCCCGAAGCGACGCGGCGGTCGGCAAGGTGCTCGACGCGCTCGAAGAGAAGGGCCGGCTCGACTCGACGGTGGTCATCTTCGTGAGCGACCACGCCATCGAGCTCAACGAGGCCAAATACCGCGCGGGCCACAAGGCCCTGCGCCGCGACGAGCCGGCGATGTTCCAGGGCGCGCGCGTCTCCTCGTGCGAGCCGGTCTACGCCCGAACCCCGATGCTGATGTACGTGCCCAAAGAATGGCAGCAGAGATTGGGCGTCGACCGCGGCGTCCTCGCCGCCAACACCGGTAAGCTGAGCTCCCACGTCGACATCTTGCCGACGGTGCTCGAGCTGTGGTCGATGCCGCCGGTCGTCGAGCCCGACGGCCAGAGCCTGCTGCACCCGGCGCCCGACGACCGGCTCACCTACTGCTTCACCGCCTCGCGCGTCCCCGAGGTGCGCGGCGTCGCCATCCACGCCGCCGACCGCTACGTCTACCTGCGCAAGAACCTGAACCGGCCGCACGCCTTCGACGTCGAGGGCCTCGAGTCGTTCGAGAGCCGGCGCATGGGCGAGCCTTTGGAGGCGCGCGACGAGGCGTTGATCGAGCGGGCGTGCCGGGAGTCGTCGGCCGCCCGGGAGGTCTTGGGCGAGCTCGACGAGAAGTTTGGATTGGCGGGCGTGCCTTGTGAGTGA
- a CDS encoding ABC1 kinase family protein, with product MVSPVKTAVQDIRRLREISGVLTGHGFSAVARRAGLGRFLGDSGGADVVEFEDDGDLLGGDRSEAAVRFRNVLEDLGPTFVKLGQVLSTRPDILPPEFIDELKNLQDRVPALSFEQVREQVESNLDGAIEELFEEFQEKPLAAASIGQAHRAVLPSGRAVVVKVQRPGISEKIRSDLDILYYLARFLEATIEEVELYTPTAIVREFERAILNELDFLQEAQNIEEFGNNFAEMPTVEVPEVEHEYTTSQILTMEFIDADKLASLEGGSERAIRVLDTLLEAMVKMVLYDGFFHGDPHPGNIMVREDDTIVFIDFGLVGRLSESQQDDLIDLILTILTGDVDGVSRSLLSMGYPVGRVNLREFKADITRIRNKYLAMNLGDIEVGEFVQETMNAAQKHRIRINTNYAVLTKAAMTIEGIMRELEPDMDIMKKGMPYAKKLATRRFSARKVMQGVMNSAMGFSGFVQQIPQQMDQILMDLEGGNLTITIKNESIDEIGTFLNTLGTRLFLGIIAAGLAVAAALILRGYDYMISGVSVMMIVGILLAIIALALFWWALSWHIVGGSASSKLRLEPFMRLFRKK from the coding sequence ATGGTTTCTCCGGTCAAGACCGCCGTTCAGGATATTCGGCGACTTCGTGAAATCAGCGGGGTGCTCACCGGCCACGGCTTCTCGGCGGTGGCGCGCAGGGCGGGGCTGGGTCGCTTCTTGGGCGACTCGGGCGGCGCCGACGTCGTCGAGTTCGAGGACGACGGCGACCTGCTCGGCGGCGACCGCAGCGAAGCGGCAGTGCGTTTTCGCAACGTGCTCGAGGACCTGGGCCCGACCTTCGTCAAGCTCGGCCAGGTCTTGTCGACGCGCCCCGATATCCTGCCGCCCGAGTTCATCGACGAGCTCAAAAACCTGCAGGATCGCGTGCCCGCGCTAAGCTTCGAGCAGGTGCGCGAGCAGGTCGAGTCGAACCTCGACGGCGCCATCGAAGAGCTGTTCGAGGAGTTCCAGGAGAAGCCGCTCGCCGCCGCCTCCATCGGCCAGGCTCACCGCGCCGTGCTCCCCAGCGGGCGCGCGGTGGTGGTCAAGGTCCAGCGGCCCGGCATCTCCGAGAAAATCCGCAGCGACCTCGACATCCTCTACTACCTGGCGCGCTTTCTGGAGGCGACCATCGAGGAGGTCGAGCTGTACACGCCCACCGCCATCGTGCGCGAGTTCGAGCGCGCCATCCTCAACGAGCTCGATTTTCTCCAAGAGGCCCAGAATATCGAGGAGTTCGGCAACAACTTCGCCGAGATGCCCACCGTGGAGGTGCCCGAGGTCGAGCACGAGTACACGACCTCGCAGATCTTGACGATGGAGTTCATCGACGCCGACAAGCTCGCCAGCCTGGAGGGCGGCTCGGAGCGCGCTATTCGCGTGCTCGACACCCTGCTCGAGGCCATGGTCAAGATGGTGCTCTACGACGGGTTCTTCCACGGCGACCCGCACCCGGGCAACATCATGGTGCGCGAAGACGACACCATCGTCTTCATCGACTTCGGACTGGTCGGCCGCCTGAGCGAGAGCCAACAGGACGACCTCATCGACCTGATCTTGACCATCCTCACCGGCGACGTCGACGGCGTGTCGCGCTCATTGTTGAGCATGGGCTATCCCGTCGGCCGGGTGAACCTGCGCGAGTTCAAGGCCGACATCACGCGCATCCGCAACAAATACCTGGCGATGAACCTCGGCGACATCGAAGTCGGCGAGTTCGTCCAGGAGACGATGAACGCCGCCCAAAAGCACCGCATCCGCATCAACACGAATTACGCAGTGCTGACCAAGGCGGCGATGACCATCGAGGGCATCATGCGCGAGCTCGAGCCCGACATGGACATCATGAAAAAAGGCATGCCGTACGCCAAAAAGCTGGCCACCCGCCGGTTCTCGGCGCGCAAGGTGATGCAGGGCGTGATGAACTCGGCGATGGGCTTTTCGGGCTTCGTCCAGCAGATCCCCCAGCAGATGGACCAGATCTTGATGGATCTGGAGGGCGGAAACCTCACCATCACCATCAAAAACGAGTCGATCGACGAGATCGGCACCTTTTTGAACACGCTGGGAACGCGCCTCTTTTTGGGGATCATCGCCGCCGGCCTGGCGGTGGCCGCCGCGCTCATCCTGCGCGGCTACGACTATATGATCTCGGGCGTCTCGGTGATGATGATCGTGGGCATCCTGCTCGCCATCATCGCGCTGGCGCTGTTCTGGTGGGCGCTCAGTTGGCATATCGTGGGCGGCTCGGCCAGCTCGAAGCTTCGGCTCGAACCGTTCATGCGCCTGTTCCGCAAGAAGTGA
- a CDS encoding FG-GAP repeat domain-containing protein has product MSSRWMLMAPIAALTFATACGGCDETTATGANNSQTEEDAGWCVDGDCADASDVSSDLDAQDSSLDGSSDDASDVETDAEQCAPENQCAAECCASDELCLRDSCVTPGADCQTNRDCTSSQICEPTLGKCIPDPGIVCEWRPPTQVFDPEVDLAWKDDANTPAPEYKQVMMTPAVIDIDENGSPDIVFSTFQGSAYNGPSVLRAIDGETHQPIFDLTDPAKHVAGSASLAIGDIDTDGRNEIVAVRPHSSGLIAIDDHTTGWAVMWETGSHAMGWDGASLVDLDANGQVEIVGANGVFAGMTGTPLCEGTGIRNTPLNSTTADLDDDGFQEIIAANGAFDFEPDGQGGFTCPKYWNYDDGDNGFPAVGDFGTFTNGQRLFGQLDGVPEVVRTRGREIELFNGQTGESIWTATLPGTGHPIHSDSTCSNTSGIGAPTVADFDGDGAPEIGAAGACFYVVYDTDGTMMWKHASQDLSSRETGSSVFDFQGDGKAEVIYADECFIRVYDGAGNGDGTTEVLFKRSHSSGTTRELPVIVDVDNDYHAEIVLISNDYSSVGRGCANNWPDYGTLGGEERGILVIEDKENRWVSTRPVWNEYSYHVTNVCDGSDDQLCAGRQNKVGAIPIGKKANWKLDYLNNFRQNVQGEGLFNAPDLQITNVKTECDGNGLTLRLTVANRGTQGVRAGVEIAVWVTVDGTEQFLTTLVTTQDLPPGGRETIEYVWADAPDPAGQTISVRAVADGNEAGEQQHNECKEDNNETLNDVTCACQENTDCDPAEFCSNNGQCLPIDG; this is encoded by the coding sequence ATGAGTAGTAGATGGATGCTGATGGCGCCAATCGCAGCGCTCACGTTCGCCACCGCCTGTGGTGGATGTGATGAAACGACGGCCACCGGTGCGAATAACTCCCAAACCGAGGAGGACGCTGGCTGGTGCGTCGACGGCGATTGTGCCGACGCAAGCGACGTCAGCAGCGACTTGGACGCCCAGGATAGCTCGCTGGATGGCTCATCGGACGACGCGTCCGATGTCGAGACCGACGCCGAGCAGTGCGCCCCCGAGAATCAGTGCGCTGCCGAGTGCTGCGCCAGCGACGAGTTGTGCCTGCGAGATTCGTGCGTGACTCCGGGCGCCGACTGCCAGACCAACCGCGACTGCACTAGCAGCCAGATCTGTGAGCCCACCTTGGGCAAGTGCATCCCCGACCCGGGCATCGTGTGCGAGTGGCGCCCCCCCACCCAGGTCTTCGACCCGGAGGTCGACCTGGCCTGGAAGGACGACGCCAACACGCCTGCGCCCGAGTACAAACAGGTCATGATGACCCCGGCGGTCATCGACATCGACGAAAACGGCTCGCCGGATATCGTCTTCTCGACGTTCCAGGGGAGCGCCTACAACGGCCCCAGCGTGCTGCGAGCCATCGACGGGGAGACCCATCAGCCGATCTTCGATTTGACCGATCCCGCCAAGCACGTCGCCGGGTCGGCTTCGCTGGCCATCGGAGATATCGACACCGACGGACGCAATGAGATTGTGGCGGTGCGCCCGCACTCTAGCGGGCTGATCGCCATCGACGACCACACCACCGGCTGGGCGGTCATGTGGGAGACCGGCTCGCACGCGATGGGTTGGGACGGCGCCTCCCTCGTCGACCTCGACGCCAACGGCCAAGTCGAGATCGTGGGCGCCAACGGCGTGTTCGCCGGGATGACCGGCACCCCCTTATGTGAGGGCACCGGGATTCGAAACACCCCGCTCAACTCGACGACCGCCGACCTCGACGACGATGGCTTCCAAGAGATCATCGCCGCCAACGGCGCGTTCGACTTCGAGCCAGACGGTCAGGGCGGGTTTACCTGCCCGAAGTACTGGAACTACGACGATGGCGACAACGGCTTCCCGGCGGTGGGTGACTTCGGCACGTTCACCAACGGCCAGCGCCTCTTCGGCCAACTCGACGGCGTCCCCGAAGTCGTGCGCACTCGCGGCAGGGAGATCGAGTTGTTCAACGGCCAGACCGGCGAGAGTATCTGGACGGCGACCCTGCCGGGGACCGGTCACCCGATTCATTCCGACTCGACGTGCTCGAACACCAGCGGCATCGGCGCGCCCACCGTGGCCGACTTCGACGGCGACGGCGCCCCCGAAATCGGCGCCGCCGGTGCCTGCTTCTACGTGGTCTACGACACCGACGGCACCATGATGTGGAAACACGCCTCCCAGGACTTGTCCAGCCGGGAGACCGGCTCGTCGGTCTTCGACTTCCAGGGCGACGGCAAAGCCGAGGTGATCTACGCCGACGAATGCTTTATCCGCGTGTATGACGGCGCCGGCAATGGTGACGGCACCACCGAGGTGTTGTTCAAGCGCTCGCATTCGTCGGGCACCACCCGCGAGCTGCCGGTGATCGTCGACGTCGACAATGACTACCACGCCGAAATCGTGCTCATCTCCAACGACTACTCGAGCGTGGGCAGAGGCTGCGCAAACAACTGGCCCGACTACGGCACCCTGGGCGGCGAGGAACGCGGCATTCTGGTCATCGAGGACAAGGAGAACCGCTGGGTGTCGACCCGCCCGGTGTGGAACGAGTACTCATATCACGTCACCAACGTGTGTGACGGCAGCGACGACCAGCTGTGCGCCGGGCGCCAGAACAAAGTCGGCGCCATCCCCATCGGCAAAAAGGCCAACTGGAAGCTCGATTACCTCAACAACTTCCGCCAGAACGTGCAGGGCGAGGGGCTGTTCAACGCCCCGGACCTGCAGATCACCAACGTCAAGACCGAATGCGACGGCAACGGGCTGACCTTGCGGCTGACCGTGGCCAACCGCGGCACCCAGGGCGTGCGCGCCGGCGTCGAGATCGCGGTGTGGGTGACCGTCGACGGCACCGAGCAGTTCTTGACCACGCTGGTGACCACCCAGGACTTGCCCCCCGGCGGGCGTGAAACGATCGAGTACGTGTGGGCCGACGCGCCCGACCCGGCCGGCCAGACCATCTCGGTGCGCGCCGTCGCCGACGGCAACGAGGCCGGCGAGCAGCAGCATAACGAGTGCAAAGAGGACAACAACGAGACGCTCAACGACGTCACCTGTGCATGCCAGGAAAACACCGACTGCGACCCGGCCGAGTTCTGCTCCAACAACGGCCAATGCTTGCCCATCGACGGCTGA
- a CDS encoding cold-shock protein, with protein MAETYNGKVKWFSEEKGYGFISRDDGEDVFFHYSSLQVPGFKTIQDEAEVQFEIEDGPKGPKAVNVHPQ; from the coding sequence ATGGCAGAGACGTACAACGGCAAGGTCAAGTGGTTCAGCGAGGAGAAGGGTTACGGGTTTATCTCCCGTGACGACGGGGAAGATGTTTTCTTCCACTACTCCTCCCTGCAGGTTCCCGGATTCAAGACGATCCAGGACGAGGCGGAAGTCCAGTTCGAGATCGAAGACGGTCCCAAAGGCCCCAAAGCGGTGAACGTCCATCCGCAATAA
- a CDS encoding TonB family protein: MKHWLLIVALVGVGMPATGFAQQAQEETGEETGEQDDESAQQGPQQGRVRLTKAPELVEQAQAEYTDEAVENRIEGQVKLRLTISATGKVTKVEVLEGLGYGLDQAAVEAAKQFVFTPAEINNQPAPVTLDFAIGFSLPLMPATFQGKVVDADTGQPIAGATVAIKYVGDEYEPAPEAQMPSESDGTFTFSDVPPGPYAVMISPTAYKDRSEQVELGSGETVDVTYRFSKSPINLRGEVREAGTRKPLAGVEVQVVDPETGDQIRQTYSDADAKFAFRGLEPGKYRLVFDAESYESFSSEETVDTDKVTSGTFYLRAEYYDEYTVKTTAQREQREVSKQRIDLKELRRIPGTGGDVVRVVQNMPGVARPSYVAGSLVVRGAAPEDTQVFLQGDTIPLVFHFLGGPAVVSSEMLEGVDFYPGNFSAYYGRATGGVVALRTRSPRDDRFHGFTEIDLIDATAQFEGPISENVSFALSARRSYIDAVLPVLAPDELTDQVTVSPRYYDYQGWLTWRATDAHKFELFLYGSDDKIATVFDDDEPQGNTNVQVTGASFGQLFHRGQVRWEWRPEGEPIESDFSASFGLNRAGFEAADNLYLTIDYYQTQIREDFRIEAADNLNLRFGADLQLGAAAYELQLPRSDRDRNSDFGDDGNGGVNLSPNGVVADETVPILQPAVYAEAEYEPFETLKIIPGIRADYYGQIRRTSVSPRISSRWKMLDNLTLKGGVGLFTQPPLPNESGTVFGTDKITFEKAMHYAVGSEWRILDYVELDSTLFFRDMFDLVEPTSAVNISDDGTAENVLYNNLGEGRAYGLELLLRHYPQNRFFGWVSYTLSRAERYDPLEDAYEPFRYDQTHILTMVAGYNLPYDIDVSSRFRLVTGTPYTPVVGSVWDADEDDYDPVYGSTLSARNGTFHQLDVRIDKKFIFDTFIIGAYIEVLNAYNAVNEEGRQYNYDSTESAPVPSLPIIPTLGVNGRF; the protein is encoded by the coding sequence ATGAAGCATTGGTTGCTGATAGTGGCGCTTGTTGGGGTGGGGATGCCCGCGACGGGGTTTGCCCAGCAGGCCCAGGAGGAGACCGGGGAGGAGACCGGCGAGCAGGACGATGAGTCCGCACAGCAGGGCCCGCAGCAGGGGCGTGTGCGCCTGACGAAGGCGCCCGAACTCGTCGAGCAGGCCCAGGCCGAGTACACCGACGAGGCGGTCGAGAACCGCATCGAGGGCCAGGTGAAGCTTCGGCTGACGATCTCGGCGACCGGCAAGGTCACCAAGGTCGAGGTGCTCGAGGGGCTGGGCTACGGACTCGACCAGGCCGCGGTGGAGGCGGCCAAGCAGTTCGTGTTCACCCCCGCCGAGATCAACAACCAGCCGGCGCCGGTGACCCTCGACTTTGCGATCGGGTTTTCGCTGCCGCTGATGCCTGCGACCTTCCAGGGCAAAGTCGTCGACGCCGACACCGGCCAGCCCATCGCGGGCGCCACGGTGGCGATCAAGTACGTCGGCGACGAGTACGAGCCGGCGCCCGAGGCGCAGATGCCCTCGGAGAGCGACGGCACGTTCACCTTCAGCGACGTGCCTCCCGGACCCTACGCGGTGATGATTTCGCCGACCGCCTACAAAGACCGCAGCGAACAGGTCGAGCTGGGCTCGGGCGAGACGGTCGACGTGACCTACCGGTTCAGCAAGTCGCCCATCAACCTGCGCGGCGAGGTGCGCGAGGCGGGCACGCGCAAGCCGCTGGCCGGCGTCGAGGTGCAGGTGGTCGACCCCGAGACGGGCGACCAGATTCGCCAGACCTACAGCGACGCCGACGCCAAGTTCGCCTTCCGCGGCCTCGAGCCGGGCAAGTACCGGCTGGTCTTCGACGCCGAGAGCTACGAGTCGTTCAGCTCCGAGGAGACCGTCGACACCGACAAAGTAACCAGCGGCACGTTCTATCTGCGCGCCGAGTACTACGACGAGTACACCGTCAAGACGACCGCGCAGCGCGAGCAGCGCGAGGTGAGCAAGCAGCGCATCGACCTCAAGGAGCTTCGGCGCATCCCGGGCACCGGCGGCGACGTGGTGCGCGTGGTCCAGAATATGCCCGGCGTGGCCCGGCCGTCGTACGTGGCCGGCAGCCTCGTGGTGCGCGGGGCGGCGCCTGAAGACACCCAGGTCTTCTTGCAGGGCGACACCATCCCCCTGGTCTTCCACTTTTTGGGCGGGCCGGCCGTCGTCAGCTCCGAGATGCTCGAGGGCGTCGACTTCTACCCGGGCAACTTCAGCGCCTACTATGGCCGCGCCACCGGTGGCGTCGTGGCGCTGCGCACGCGCTCGCCGCGTGACGACCGCTTCCACGGGTTCACCGAGATCGACCTGATCGACGCGACCGCTCAATTCGAGGGGCCGATTAGCGAGAACGTCAGCTTCGCGCTGTCGGCTCGACGAAGCTATATCGACGCGGTGCTCCCGGTGCTCGCGCCCGACGAACTCACCGACCAGGTGACCGTCTCGCCGCGCTACTACGACTATCAGGGATGGCTGACTTGGCGGGCGACCGACGCACACAAATTCGAGCTGTTTCTGTACGGCTCCGACGACAAGATCGCCACCGTCTTCGACGACGACGAGCCGCAGGGCAACACGAACGTGCAGGTCACGGGCGCGTCGTTCGGCCAGCTCTTCCACCGCGGACAGGTCCGTTGGGAGTGGAGGCCCGAGGGCGAGCCCATCGAGAGCGACTTCAGCGCCTCGTTCGGCTTGAACCGCGCCGGCTTCGAGGCGGCCGACAACCTGTACTTGACGATCGACTACTACCAGACCCAGATCCGCGAGGACTTCCGCATCGAGGCGGCCGACAACCTGAACCTGCGCTTCGGCGCCGACCTGCAGCTGGGCGCGGCCGCCTACGAGCTGCAGCTGCCGCGCTCCGATCGCGACCGCAACAGCGACTTCGGCGACGACGGCAACGGCGGGGTGAACCTGTCGCCCAACGGCGTGGTCGCCGACGAGACCGTCCCGATCTTGCAGCCGGCGGTCTACGCCGAGGCCGAGTACGAGCCGTTCGAGACCCTCAAGATCATTCCCGGCATTCGCGCCGATTACTACGGCCAGATCCGGCGCACCTCGGTGTCGCCGCGTATCTCCTCGCGCTGGAAGATGCTCGACAACCTGACCCTCAAGGGCGGGGTGGGTCTGTTTACCCAGCCGCCGCTTCCCAACGAGTCGGGCACGGTCTTTGGCACCGACAAGATCACCTTCGAGAAGGCGATGCACTACGCGGTGGGCAGCGAGTGGCGCATCCTCGACTATGTCGAACTCGACAGCACGCTCTTCTTCCGCGACATGTTCGACCTGGTCGAGCCGACCTCGGCGGTCAATATCTCCGACGACGGCACGGCGGAGAACGTCCTGTACAACAACCTGGGCGAAGGGCGCGCCTACGGACTGGAACTGCTGCTGCGACACTACCCGCAGAACCGGTTCTTCGGCTGGGTCTCCTACACGCTGAGCCGCGCCGAGCGCTACGACCCGCTCGAGGACGCCTACGAGCCGTTCCGCTACGACCAGACCCACATCCTGACGATGGTCGCCGGCTATAACCTGCCGTACGACATCGACGTGTCGTCGCGCTTCCGCCTGGTCACCGGCACCCCGTACACCCCGGTGGTCGGCTCGGTGTGGGACGCCGACGAGGACGACTACGACCCGGTCTACGGTTCCACGCTGTCGGCGCGCAACGGCACCTTCCACCAGCTCGACGTGCGCATCGACAAGAAGTTCATCTTCGACACCTTCATCATCGGCGCCTACATCGAGGTGCTCAACGCCTACAACGCGGTCAACGAAGAGGGCCGTCAGTACAACTACGACTCGACCGAGTCGGCGCCGGTGCCGAGCCTGCCGATCATCCCCACGCTGGGCGTCAACGGACGGTTCTAG
- a CDS encoding type II CAAX endopeptidase family protein, with translation MSSFRNSIRNSNAGAYLLYFLSFVFFVFVSAVVLQVVGFHLTTIISEVVAILGAAFIWRWVTKDAAAGWPSLRPKASVGAYVALALAAIGLGFLANTIAALLVELSPWMAESAEAYSERIAELLLEASGVERVLGIIGVCVAAPICEEALFRGTILQEERKVEGVGVAVVVNGILFSAFHVNPVSAIGLAILGAFFAHITIRSGSLIPAIVAHAVVNTTNAVVLPEIMPEAADPNAPIEIPQLLMLMAGLAALSSFFWWLSVHLMRKRTGD, from the coding sequence GTGTCCTCCTTCCGCAACAGCATCCGAAACAGCAACGCCGGCGCCTACCTGCTCTATTTTCTGAGCTTCGTGTTCTTCGTGTTCGTCAGCGCGGTCGTGCTCCAGGTGGTGGGCTTCCACCTGACCACGATCATCAGCGAGGTCGTCGCCATTTTGGGGGCGGCGTTTATCTGGCGTTGGGTGACGAAGGACGCCGCCGCCGGGTGGCCGAGCCTGCGGCCGAAGGCGTCGGTGGGGGCGTATGTGGCCCTGGCGCTGGCCGCGATCGGGCTGGGGTTTTTGGCCAACACCATCGCCGCGCTCCTGGTTGAGTTGAGCCCGTGGATGGCCGAGTCGGCCGAGGCCTACAGCGAGCGCATCGCCGAGTTGTTGCTCGAGGCGAGCGGGGTGGAGCGCGTGCTCGGGATCATCGGGGTGTGCGTGGCGGCGCCGATCTGCGAGGAGGCGTTGTTTCGCGGGACCATCCTGCAGGAGGAGCGCAAGGTCGAAGGGGTCGGGGTGGCCGTGGTGGTCAACGGGATCTTGTTCTCGGCGTTCCACGTCAACCCGGTGTCGGCCATCGGCCTGGCCATTTTGGGGGCGTTCTTTGCCCATATCACCATCCGTAGCGGGAGCCTCATCCCCGCGATTGTCGCCCACGCGGTGGTCAACACGACCAACGCGGTGGTCCTGCCCGAGATCATGCCCGAGGCCGCCGACCCGAACGCGCCCATCGAGATCCCCCAACTCCTGATGCTCATGGCGGGGCTCGCCGCTCTTTCTTCGTTCTTCTGGTGGCTGTCGGTGCATCTAATGAGAAAGCGCACTGGAGATTGA